Proteins found in one Triticum urartu cultivar G1812 chromosome 4, Tu2.1, whole genome shotgun sequence genomic segment:
- the LOC125554244 gene encoding xyloglucan galactosyltransferase KATAMARI1 homolog produces the protein MEKTTAAHGGGARWLPRLVLLAILSATPWLLIVYCHRAAPVSAPRQSLVTAAPASGREDGAQPRFPSAQEQQVKKLLIASAAGGEVRRSSDVGVAGEDACRGRYLYVHDLPPRFNADVLADCKHWYPWIDMCQYLANGGLGAPLDNADGVFADEGWYATDHFGLDVIFHARVRQYDCLTDDSSRAAAVFVPFYAGFDVVRNLWSNNATTKDAAAVELVDWLTRRPEWRAMGGRDHFFMSGRTAWDHQRQTDSDSEWGNKLLRLPAVWNMTVLFVEKVPWTDFDFAVPYPTYFHPAKDADVLQWQQRMRGMKRDYLFSFAGGERPGDPNSIRHHLIRECGASSFCNLVQCRKSEKNCLVPSTFMRVFQGARFCLQPPGDTYTRRSAFDAILAGCVPVFFHPDSAYRQYRWHLPDDRDSYSVFISEEDVRSGNASSVEETLRRIPQEVAERMTETVIGLIPRLVYADPRSKLETLRDAVDVTVEAVIDRVSKLRKEMGHGDLTQTATKVSSKVMADN, from the coding sequence ATGGAGAAGACGACGGCCGCGCACGGCGGGGGCGCCCGCTGGCTGCCTCGCCTGGTCCTGCTCGCCATCCTGTCCGCCACGCCGTGGCTCCTCATCGTCTACTGCCACCGCGCGGCGCCCGTCAGCGCGCCGCGCCAGTCGCTCGTCACCGCCGCCCCCGCGTCCGGCCGCGAGGACGGCGCCCAGCCGCGCTTCCCCTCCGCCCAGGAGCAGCAGGTCAAGAAGCTCCTGATCGCCTCCGCGGCGGGGGGCGAGGTGCGCCGGAGCAGCGACGTTGGCGTCGCCGGGGAGGACGCCTGCCGCGGGCGGTACCTGTACGTCCACGACCTGCCCCCGCGGTTCAACGCCGACGTCCTCGCCGACTGCAAGCACTGGTACCCGTGGATCGACATGTGCCAGTACCTCGCCAACGGCGGCCTCGGCGCGCCCCTGGACAACGCGGACGGCGTGTTCGCCGACGAGGGCTGGTACGCCACCGACCACTTCGGCCTCGACGTCATCTTCCACGCCCGCGTCCGGCAGTACGACTGCCTCACCGACGactcctcccgcgccgccgccgtcttcGTGCCGTTCTACGCTGGGTTTGACGTCGTGCGGAACCTGTGGAGCAACAACGCCACGACCAAGGACGCCGCGGCGGTCGAGCTCGTCGACTGGCTGACGCGGCGGCCCGAGTGGCGCGCCATGGGCGGGCGCGACCACTTCTTCATGTCCGGGAGGACGGCGTGGGACCACCAGCGGCAGACGGACAGCGACTCGGAGTGGGGCAACAAGCTGCTCCGTTTGCCGGCGGTGTGGAACATGACGGTGCTGTTCGTGGAGAAGGTGCCGTGGACGGACTTCGACTTCGCCGTGCCGTACCCGACCTACTTCCACCCGGCCAAGGACGCGGACGTCCTCCAGTGGCAGCAGCGGATGCGAGGCATGAAGCGGGACTACCTCTTCTCCTTCGCCGGCGGCGAGCGTCCCGGAGATCCGAACTCCATCCGGCACCACCTCATCCGGGAGTGCGGCGCCTCCAGCTTCTGCAACCTGGTGCAGTGCCGGAAGAGCGAGAAGAACTGCCTCGTGCCCAGCACCTTCATGCGCGTCTTCCAAGGGGCGCGCTTCTGCCTGCAGCCGCCGGGCGACACGTACACGCGGCGGTCGGCGTTCGACGCCATCCTCGCCGGCTGCGTGCCGGTGTTCTTCCACCCGGACTCCGCGTACAGGCAGTACAGGTGGCACCTCCCCGACGACCGCGACTCCTACTCCGTGTTCATCTCCGAGGAGGATGTGCGCAGCGGCAACGCCAGCAGCGTGGAGGAGACGCTCCGGCGGATCCCGCAGGAGGTGGCGGAGCGGATGACGGAGACGGTGATCGGGCTGATACCGCGGCTGGTGTACGCGGACCCGCGGTCGAAGCTGGAGACGCTCAGGGACGCCGTGGATGTCACCGTGGAGGCGGTCATCGACAGGGTCAGCAAGCTGAGGAAGGAGATGGGTCACGGCGATCTGACGCAAACGGCGACAAAGGTTTCTAGCAAAGTCATGGCAGATAATTAG